Genomic DNA from Perca flavescens isolate YP-PL-M2 chromosome 23, PFLA_1.0, whole genome shotgun sequence:
aatgccggGAAAAAACTATTACTACTACCGATGCTGATATACGTAAAAACGCAAATATCGGCCCGATCTATCACTAATACATTTCCCCCCTAAGCATCTTCGTTACTCCTTACTTGCAATACGTGTTTTTGTACGTTGGAGTGAAAGATTCTTCCtcacaaaaaatgtaatttgtgttTACGTTTTTCTCTTTGTTAATGTCACACTTTGAATTTGATGTAAAGAAAGTGTGAAACCCCGAATGTTATGCTTTTCTGTAAATAAGCAacaaagttcataatcaaagttttttttactttaatttctaacagttaagtacatttaatatcagaatattacttttgatacttaagtactgtaaatatcagatactttaagactgtTACTCAAGTGATATTCTAAAAGGtaactttaacttctaccaaagtcattttctggtaagatacttgtacttttactcaagtattgcttttaagtactttatacaagagtGCTTATTTCACATCACATTCTAAAAGGGAAAATCTAACCAATCTTCTCTGTTCTTTCATTTAGAGGGAAGACAGTTGCAGAAACAACAAAGGACATCCTGCAGGTTCAGCTGCCACGACTGAAGGAACAGATGTCTGCTGGGACTCTGAGAGTCGACAACATCGACGTGTTCTGTGAGCAGGGAGTGTTTGACCTCAGCTCTACTCGTTCCATCCTGCAGGCCGGCAAAGACATGGGCCTCAACATCAACTTCCACGGAGATGAGCTTCACCCCATGAACTCTGCTCAGGTATCACTTATTCCTAAAGTTGCAGGGTTTTTTAGAGAGCAGAAGAACTCCCAAATGGGCCTTTGACACATTGTGTTTCTCATATGTTATGCACTCCATTTATATCACTAAGGGTAGACTACATTCTAAAATCACCTGTCAGTGTAATGCAATACAGTTCAACTGCACCGCATGTTACAACCTCAAAATGGCCTAAAAGTTGGATTAACACTTCACTTGAAGGTACCTACATAAGAATGACATGACACAGTtgtgaacacatgacactgtcataacacATGAACTCTAACTGTTagcataacttgtcatgacaaaaaccgaatgacacttactaaaagaagtgttatgtcataaacgtttatgacttgttcatgtttatgacacgttcatgagtgtcatgtgttcatgactgtCATGttactcttatgtagataccttcaagtaaagtgttaccgaattgctgattaatattttgtttataaacTGATCAATTAATCGACCGTTAATCAATTTATCGAATAATAATCGTGTTAACCTgagtgtgtagttgtgtgtcaGTTGGGTGCAGAGCTCGGAGCCTTGGCCATCAGTCACCTGGAAGAGGTCACAGACGAGGGGATTGCTGCCATGGCAACAGCAAGAACCGCTGCCGTCCTTTTACCAACTACAGCTTACATCCTACGGTACTGtaacaccagtggtggaatgtaactaagtacatttactgaagtactgtacttaggtacttgtactttatttgagtattttgttttcatgccactttcaaCTTTGACTCCATtacagagagaaatattttttttactccacCACATTTATTTAAGAACTTTagttattttccaaaatgttacaCAACATACAGAGAGCTTATTAAATAtgatgcagtgtttcctctctgttgatttgaccgtggcggctccccacggcaacatttctgccccccacggtatcagaaatagggccgCATAGTTAGAGTTCATGTTGGAGAACGTTTGTATtttggacctgcccccactgctaacaaaaatcctaaaggaaacactgatgaTGCTTTGTTTAATTTAACTACCAAACAGTAGTTTATACAGGaagagctgaaacgattagtagattaatcgattagaacaataattggcaactatttttgatagatctgaatacttcctccaccactttgtaacacacagaAATACTCACACACCCCTCATAGCTGTGAGTTGTCTAATAATTTGCGTGTGTTCAGGCTGCCTCAGCCTCGGGCCAGAGATATGTTGGAAGCTGGAGTTGTTGTCGCCCTCGGCAGCGACTTTAACCCCAACGCCTACTGCTGCTCCATGGTGAGAACAACACAAGTGCTGTATGATAGTTGCAACTGATCATTTGTCTCTGTCCTGTTTATTGGCGTTTTCCTCTCTGTCTTGTCTCCGTCCTCAGCCAATAGTCATGCACCTGGCCTGTGTCAACATGAGGATGTCCATGCCTGAGGCTTTGGCTGCGGCCACCATCAACGCAGCCTACGCCCTGGGGTGCTCCCACACACATGGCTCCCTGGAGGTCAACAAACACGGAGACCTGCTGGTCCTCAACACCACACGGTAAATCACACGTCAAGATTAACACACACGGAAATGTTTCGGAGTGTCTAGCATCATATATTTATTATGAGACGATCATAGATACAGTTTGTGTATAAATCAGCGACGATGATCAAAACAAAGGTATGGATAGTAATGATGACCAGCAAGGTTCCAGTggtaaaaataacaattactcaagtactgtacttgagcaAGGTAATTTTTTAGTATTCCCATTTTATGTTACTTCACACTTTTCcaccgctacatttcagagggaaatattgtactttataaTAGTTATTATATATCAGATTGAACATTTAACATACAGAACATGATTATCTTTTTAAAGTATTTGTTATAAAACAGTTAAAATTAGCACCACCTCAACCAGTGTTGagtaataataattatacaATAATATAACGTATAATTAACACTCAACAAGGCTATTTTTCTGCATAACAAATACTTTTCATTTTGAATCGACTTGTGTGGACTTCAccggaactaaacagtacgTGCACTggctgaattagcacaacttttatgcatttctttcacatctactgcagtcaatttcactgtgttcactcagaaGGAATAAGTTCACATGGGTaagcacttgtaatgacatctcggacatgttaagaggctaaaagcacgtttaaaacctGCCCTGTTTCAGCCGCCTGGGTGCAAAactgtagcaggaggataacacggtgtaggaAACACCGattattttcgtttttctcgctactcaCAGCACTCTGACCacaaacagagctacgtgttgaaaatCGGCCGGAATTCTTCTTTAatcattttgacatactatgactttttaaaatgcattgctgtCATATGTACATTATTTACTTTTGCATAAATCTGCAACAGCTCTGACTCCTTTGTGGGAAATATTTGTTGAACAGCTGTTGCTTATATGAGAATCCAGGCTTGAATGAGACGCAGTTCACAAAATGTCCAATAGAGGGCTTTAAGTACTTCAAACTACTGTACATTGAACACCTCATAAGAACTATGCCATTCAGGGTGAACACTTTCTTAGTAAAAGCAGAAACAGTGAATGGTGAATTAATAGGAAGTTCTGTTGACAGTTTTCCAAGTCGTTCCTCCCAAAATGCTATATGTATATACAACCTAAATATACCATGCTAAAGGACCAGGTCTaactaaaataaagatttaACTGTAAGTAGTGGTACTGTTGTGTAATAATGTCTTTTAGACTTAATCAGCTTGCATAGATGTTTTATTCTGACAAATGAGTACCACACCTTAAGTATTTATTGCTGATAACTGCCtgtcttgtgtgtttgtatgtaaaaCAGAACCTCTCCTTTTATTGCAGATGGGAACATCTTATCTACCAGCTGGGAGGACATCAGGAGTTGATCCGTTACGTCGTCATTAAAGGAAACGTCATCGTTGATAATGGCAAAACTATGGACTTATAATCAGAAAGAAATGGTGAAGGTGCTATCAATAATTGTGATAGACAGCTATAATATATTAAGGTAAtactttcacattttttttaaatatgtgtgtttctggaaaCGGGGAGACCAGTAGCCTAGCTCTGACCACTGTTTTTAGATAAACGTCATGTTAACTGTTGATTAAAATATGCCTCTCTACTCATCTATCTCTGTTTCTGTAAAGCAGTTATTGAAGGACTACAGCAGCAGGAGAATTTAATTATCACCTCAGAAAATCGGTAACATATTTCACACCTCAAGTGATCAATCAGGTTATTGATTGACATGATGTGACCTTTGTAAACATGGGAAATGACCTGGTGCTCACCCTACTTTGATCTGTATAACCAAAGAGCTGCTGTCTGACTGTCAGGTGAAAGCAGATATCAAAACTACAGAGTAAAGATagcagaagaaaagaaaagtattGAGGTCAATGAGTCAGTAATTATCAGTACACTGAAACTAAATTTCACATTTGTGAAGAGTGCTTTTATTGAACAGTTAGTACACAATTCTCGTTTCAttcattttatgacatttttacataacgttttggcatttttttactTCACATTATACTTGGACTTTTTgacgacatactatgactttttatgacatttttatgactttgacgacatactatacactgTCTTTTTTGATATTTTCCTGTCACGCTATGACTTTGACGACATTGTGATGATTAGGGATGTGTTCCATTGAAgtaattcttagtcgactaacactcattcaattgtatcaactaatcgattagttgatttaataaacagatctgtaaatctgagtttctccgcaaaaggatgcatattttgaataagataatgcctcctttgcatatttaaacatttcagaaaacatgtaatacaacaaataattgccttaatgaaagtaattaaagtaggtttcacggtgatatctattaggtaaaatgtcaaccttttaattcttgtgtttaccagagacgTGCTCGttcgtttcttggaaataagtcattcagcatgaaaaaagcataaaacatgactaatcgactaaagaaatctaagttgactaagaccaattagtcgactaatcgactaagagggagcagccctagtgatgatatactataacttttttataaatgtttccgatagactatactatgactttttgatacTTTTgacgacatactatgactttttacataaatctttttgacatactatactactgctttttttatgacattttgacgacatactataccatgactttttttcatacattttaacaatactagtgcagtgcccgttgaaaatttgcctgtttggaacgggctgattacttatcactgttttcgacatattatactatggcttcatttgacatactatactatggcttttttaatcacttttttcaacatactattctatggcttttttatcacttttttcgacatactatactatggcttttttatcactttattcgacatactatactatggcttttttatcactttttttgacatactatactatggcttttttatcactttttttgacatactatactatggctttttatcactttttttgacatactatactatggcttttttatcacttttctcgacatactatattatgtcttttttcgacatactatactatggcttttttatcaatttattcaacatactatactatggctttttatcacttttttcgacatactatactatggcttttttcgacatactatatactatggcttttttatcactttttttgacatactatactatggcttttttatcacttttctcgacatactatattatgtcttttttcgacatactatactatggcttttttatcacttttttcaacatactattctatggcttttttatcacttttctcgacatactatattatgtcttttttcgacatactatactatggcttttttatcaatttattcaacatactatactatggctttttatcacttttttcgacatactatactatggcttttttcgacatactatatactatggcttttttatcactttatccaacatactatactatggcttttatatcaatttatttgacatactatactatggctttttttgacatacaatactatggcttttttatcactttttttcgacatactatactatggcttttttatcactgttttcgacttactatactatggcttttttatctcttttttcgacttaGTATACTAGggcttttttatctcttttttcgacatactattctatggctttttatctcttttttcgacatactatactatggcttttttagacttactatactagggcttttttatctcttttttcgacatactattctatggctttttgtctcttttttcgacatactatactatggcttttttatcactgttttcgacttactatactatggcttttttatctctttttttcgaCTTAGTATACTAGggcttttttatctcttttttcgacttaGTATACTAGGgctttttttatgtcttttttcgacatactattctatggctttttatctcttttttcgacatactatactatgacttttttagacttactatactagggcttttttatctcttttttcgacatactattctatagctttttgtctcttttttcgacatactatactatggcttttttatcactttattagacatactatactatggcttttttaatcacttttttcgacatactatactatggcttttttatcacgtttttcgacatactatggcttttttcgacatactatactatggctttttcatcactttattcgacatactatactatggctttttcatcacatttctcgacatactataatatggctttatgtgacatactatggcttttttatcaatttatttgacatactatactatggctttttatcacttttttcgacatactatactatggcttttttcgacatactatactatggcttttttatcactttatttgacatactatactatggcttttttataaaaaattttgacttactatactatggctttttttgacatactatactatggcttttttatcattttatccaacatactatactatggcttttatatcaatttatttgacatactatactacggcttttttatcacttttatttgacatactatactatggcttttttatcactttattcaacatactatactatggcttttttatcactttttttgacatactatactatggcttttttatcaatttattcgacatactatactatggcttttttataaaaaattttgacttactatactatggctttttttgacatactatactatggcttttttatcattttatccaacatactatactatggcttttatatcaatttatttgacatactatactacggcttttttatcacttttatttgacatactatactatggcttttttatcactttattcaacatactatactatggcttttttatcacttttatttgacatactatactacggcttttttatcacttcattcaacatactatgctatggctttttatcactttattcaatattctatactatggctttttcatcactttattcgacatactatactatggcttttttataaaaattttcgacttactatactatggctttttttgacatactatactatggcttttttatcactttatccaacatactatactatggcttttttataactttatcCAACATACTATGGCTATTATATcaatttatttgacatactatactacggcttttttatcactttttttcgacatactatactatggcttttttatcactgttttcgacttactatactatggcttttttatctcttttcgaCTTAGTATACTAGggcttttttatctctttttttgacatactattctatggctttttatctctttttttcgacatactatactatggcttttttatggctttttttctctttagtatactagggctttttttttatctcttttactaacatactatactatggcttttttatcttttttttgacTATATCTATggctttttatctcttttttcgacatactatggctttttatcctttttcacatactatatggctttttatctcttttcgacatactattctatgggtttttgtctcttttttcgacatactatactatggcttttttatcactttgttagacatactatactatggcttttttatcactttgttagacatactatactatatactatactatggctttttcatcactttattcgacatactatactatggctttttcatcacatttctcgacatactatactatggctttatttgacatactatactatgccttttttatcaatttattcaacatgctatactatggctttttatcacttttttcgacatactatactatggcttatttcgacatactatactatggcttttttatctcttttcgaCTTAGTATACTAGggcttttttatctctttttttgacatactattctatggctttttatctcttttttcgacatactatactatggcttttttagacTTAGTATACTAGggcttttttatctcttttcgacatactattctatggctttttgtctcttttttcgacatactatactatggcttttttatcactttgttagacatactatactatggcttttttcgacatactatactatggctttttcatcactttattcgacatactatactatggctttttcatcacatttctcgacatactatactatggctttatttgacatactatactatggcttttttatcaatttattcaacatgctatactatggctttttatcacttttttcgacatactatactatggcttatttcgacatactatactatggcttttttatcacttcattcgacatactatactatggcttttttataaaaaatttcgacttactatactatggctttttttgacatactatggcttttttatcactttatccaacatactatactatggcttttttatcactttatccaacatactatactatggcttttatatcaatttatttgacatactatactacggcttttttatcactttttttgacatactatactatggctttttttatcactttttttcgacttactatactatggcttttttatctcttttttcgacatactattctatggctttttatctctttttttcgacatactatactatggctttatttgacatactatactatggcttttttatcaatttattcgacatactatactatggcttttttcgacaaactatactatggcttttttatcactttattcgacacactatactatggcttttttataaaacattttgacttactatactatggctttttttgacatactatactatggctcttttataaaaaattttgacttactataccatggctttttttgacatactatactatggctattttataactttattcgacatactatactatggcttttttatcactttatccaacatactatactatggcttttatatcaatttatttgacatactatacaacgactgttttatcactttttttgacatactatactatggcttttttatcactttttttcgacatactatactatggcttttttatcactgttttcgacttactatactatggcttttttatctcttttttcgacttaGTATACTAGggcttttttatctcttttcgaCTTAGTATACTAGggcttttttatctcttttttcaacatactattctatggctttttatctcttttttcgacatactattctatggctttttgtctcttttttcgacatactatactatggcttttttatcactttttaatagacatactatactatggcttttttatcactttttttgacatactatactatggcttttttcgacatactatactatggctttttcatcactttattcgacatactatactatggctttttcatcacatttctcgacatactatactatggctttatttgatatactatactatggcttttttatcaatttattcgacatactatactatggcttttttatcacgtttttcgacatactatggcttttttcgacatactatactatggctttttcatcactttattcgacatactatactatggctttttcatcacatttctcgacatactatactatggcttatttcgacatactatactatggcttttttatcactttttttgacatactatactatggcttttttcgacacactatactatggctttttcatcactttattcgacatactatactatggctttttcatcacatttctcgacatactatactatggctttatttgatatactatactatggctttttcatcactttattcgacatactatactatggcttttttatcacgtttttcgacatactatggcttttttcgacatactatactatggctttttcatcactttattcgacatactatactatggctttttcattacatttctcgacatactatactatggcttatttcgacatactatactatggcttttttatcacttcattcgacatactatactatggcttttttataaaaattttcgacttactatactatggctttttttgacatactatggcttttttatcactttatccaacatactatactatggcttttttatcactttatccaacatactatactatggcttttatatcactttttttgacatactatactatggcttttttatcactttttttcgacttactatactatggcttttttatctcttttcgaCTTAGTATACTAGggcttttttatctcttttttcgacatactattctatggctttttatctctttttNNNNNNNNNNNNNNNNNNNNNNNNNNNNNNNNNNNNNNNNNNNNNNNNNNNNNNNNNNNNNNNNNNNNNNNNNNNNNNNNNNNNNNNNNNNNNNNNNNNNNNNNNNNNNNNNNNNNNNNNNNNNNNNNNNNNNNNNNNNNNNNNNNNNNNNNNNNNNNNNNNNNNNNNNNNNNNNNNNNNNNNNNNNNNNNNNNNNNNNNNNNNNNNNNNNNNNNNNNNNNNNNNNNNNNNNNNNNNNNNNNNNNNNNNNNNNNNNNNNNNNNNNNNNNNNNNNNNNNNNNNNNNNNNNNNNNNNNNNNNNNNNNNNNNNNNNNNNNNNNNNNNNNNNNNNNNNNNNNNNNNNNNNNNNNNNNNNNNNNNNNNNNNNNNNNNNNNNNNNNNNNNNNNNNNNNNNNNNNNNNNNNNNNNNNNNNNNNNNNNNNNNNNNNNNNNNNNNNNNNNNNNNNNNNNNNNNNNNNNNNNNNNNNNNNNNNNNNNNNNNNNNNNNNNNNNNNNNNNNNTTATCACTTtatccaacatactatactatggcttttatatcaatttatttgacatactatacaacgactgttttatcacttttttgacatactatactatggcttttttatcacttttttcgacatactatactatggcttttttatcactgttttcgacttactatactatggcttttttatctcttttttcgacttaGTATACTAGggcttttttatctcttttcgaCTTAGTA
This window encodes:
- the amdhd1 gene encoding putative imidazolonepropionase translates to MSKNYKLLVKNAKQVVLICNNGEKFMTKHGMQNLSVIENGSLVIGSDGLIKAVGPAEIIGAQYPEASFDNVIDASGMCVLPGLVDAHTHPVWAGDRVHEFAMKLAGATYMDVHRAGGGIHFTVEHTRAARSSELLASFSSRLVRMQRAGTTLVECKSGYGLDLQTELKMLEVIEEARRTLPINISSTYCGAHAVPKGKTVAETTKDILQVQLPRLKEQMSAGTLRVDNIDVFCEQGVFDLSSTRSILQAGKDMGLNINFHGDELHPMNSAQLGAELGALAISHLEEVTDEGIAAMATARTAAVLLPTTAYILRLPQPRARDMLEAGVVVALGSDFNPNAYCCSMPIVMHLACVNMRMSMPEALAAATINAAYALGCSHTHGSLEVNKHGDLLVLNTTRWEHLIYQLGGHQELIRYVVIKGNVIVDNGKTMDL